The Mycolicibacterium hassiacum DSM 44199 genome includes a window with the following:
- a CDS encoding amidohydrolase family protein, with translation MAAPTSSAPTPIDLYPPEGWGAPKHRRGHAGADFKESIGLPADTEIFSADNHISVAEDIFYERFPDDLKGQAPRIWYEDGAYMVGMGGKTWVGGDFGKVLMQYDDLAGATSNNIPARIRELAEDGVDKELVFPNAVLALFHYPDKALRERVFRIYNEHIASLQEQADGHFYGVGLINWWDPKGTRRTLEELKALGIKTFLLPLNPGKDDEGKVYDYGSAAMDPVWDEIEAAGLPVTHHIGETPPKTPCEKNSTVVGMMINVDSFREQFAKYLFSGILDRHPGLRIGWFEGGIAWVPTALQDAEHLLASYRHMFNHEPQHDIRYYWDHHMSASFMVDPLGLALLDQIGVENVFWSSDYPHNESTFGYSEKSLATVVRAVGPEAAVKIVSTNIKNFLGV, from the coding sequence ATGGCAGCACCCACCTCATCAGCGCCCACCCCGATCGATCTGTACCCGCCCGAGGGCTGGGGTGCGCCGAAACACCGGCGCGGTCATGCCGGCGCCGACTTCAAGGAGTCCATCGGACTGCCCGCCGACACCGAGATCTTCTCGGCCGACAATCACATCTCGGTCGCCGAGGACATCTTCTACGAACGTTTTCCCGACGACCTCAAGGGGCAGGCGCCGCGCATCTGGTACGAGGACGGCGCATACATGGTCGGCATGGGCGGCAAGACCTGGGTCGGCGGCGATTTCGGCAAGGTGCTGATGCAGTACGACGACCTGGCCGGCGCGACCTCCAACAACATTCCCGCGCGCATCCGCGAACTCGCCGAGGACGGCGTCGACAAGGAGCTGGTGTTCCCGAACGCGGTGCTCGCGCTGTTCCACTACCCGGACAAGGCGCTGCGCGAGCGGGTGTTCCGGATCTACAACGAGCACATCGCGAGCCTGCAGGAACAGGCCGACGGTCATTTCTACGGCGTCGGTCTGATCAACTGGTGGGATCCCAAAGGCACCCGCCGCACGCTTGAGGAGCTGAAGGCGTTGGGGATCAAGACCTTTCTGTTGCCGCTCAACCCCGGCAAGGATGACGAGGGCAAGGTCTACGACTACGGCAGCGCGGCGATGGACCCGGTGTGGGACGAGATCGAGGCGGCGGGCCTGCCGGTCACCCACCACATCGGCGAGACCCCGCCGAAGACGCCGTGCGAGAAGAACAGCACCGTCGTCGGCATGATGATCAACGTCGACTCGTTCCGCGAACAGTTCGCCAAGTACCTGTTCTCGGGCATCCTGGACCGCCACCCCGGGCTGCGGATCGGCTGGTTCGAGGGCGGTATCGCCTGGGTGCCCACCGCGCTGCAGGACGCCGAGCATCTGCTGGCCTCCTACCGGCACATGTTCAACCACGAACCGCAGCACGACATCAGGTACTACTGGGACCACCACATGAGCGCCTCGTTCATGGTGGATCCGTTGGGGCTGGCGCTGCTCGACCAGATCGGTGTGGAGAACGTGTTCTGGTCGTCGGACTACCCCCACAACGAGTCCACGTTCGGCTACTCGGAGAAGTCGCTGGCCACCGTCGTCCGGGCGGTCGGCCCCGAGGCGGCAGTCAAGATCGTGAGCACCAACATCAAGAACTTCCTGGGTGTCTAG
- a CDS encoding cytochrome P450, with the protein MSDTLTTDPGRTAADIPEYPMERDTRCPFAPPPKMLEMNTAKPLSRVRIWDGSTPWLATGYEVARALFADSRVSVDDRKEGFPHWNEHMQATVYTRPRSVFTSDAEEHTRFRRMLSKPFTFKRVEALRPAIQQITDECIDDILSSPQPVDLVTKLALPVPTRVISELLGVPYEDHEFFQHHANIGLARYATAEDGQKGAMNLAKYLSNLVRAKMENPSEDAVSDLAERVNAGEISVKEATQLATGLLIAGHETTANMIGIGVLALLENPDQAAILRDTDDPRVIANAVEELMRYLSIIQNGQRRVAVEDIEIAGETIRAGEGIIIDLAPANWDPSVYPEPDKLDLTRDASGQLGFGYGRHQCVGQQLARAELQIVFPTLLRRIPTLRLAVPFEEVPFKHDRLAYGVYELPVAW; encoded by the coding sequence ATGTCCGACACCCTGACCACTGATCCCGGCCGCACCGCCGCCGACATCCCCGAGTACCCGATGGAGCGCGACACTCGTTGCCCGTTCGCGCCTCCGCCGAAGATGCTGGAGATGAACACGGCCAAACCGCTGTCCCGGGTGCGGATCTGGGACGGCAGCACGCCGTGGCTGGCCACCGGTTACGAGGTGGCTCGTGCGCTGTTCGCCGACTCGCGGGTCAGCGTCGACGACCGCAAGGAGGGTTTCCCGCACTGGAACGAACACATGCAGGCCACGGTGTACACGCGGCCGCGGTCGGTGTTCACCTCCGACGCCGAGGAACACACCCGGTTCCGGCGGATGCTGTCCAAACCGTTCACCTTCAAGCGGGTCGAGGCGCTGCGGCCGGCCATCCAGCAGATCACCGACGAGTGCATCGACGACATCCTGTCGAGCCCGCAGCCGGTCGATCTGGTCACCAAGCTCGCGCTGCCGGTGCCGACCCGGGTGATCAGCGAACTGCTCGGCGTCCCCTATGAGGATCACGAGTTCTTCCAGCACCACGCCAATATCGGTCTGGCCCGCTACGCCACCGCCGAGGACGGTCAGAAGGGTGCGATGAATCTGGCCAAGTACCTGTCGAATCTGGTGCGGGCCAAGATGGAGAACCCGTCCGAGGACGCGGTGTCCGACCTCGCCGAACGGGTCAACGCGGGCGAGATCAGCGTCAAGGAGGCCACCCAGCTGGCCACCGGACTGCTGATCGCCGGACACGAGACCACCGCGAACATGATCGGCATCGGCGTGCTCGCGTTGTTGGAGAACCCCGACCAGGCCGCGATCCTGCGCGACACCGACGACCCGAGGGTCATCGCCAATGCCGTCGAGGAGCTCATGCGCTACCTGTCGATCATTCAGAACGGGCAGCGCCGGGTCGCCGTCGAGGACATCGAGATCGCGGGAGAGACCATCCGCGCCGGTGAGGGCATCATCATCGACCTCGCCCCGGCCAACTGGGATCCCAGTGTCTACCCCGAACCCGACAAGCTCGATCTGACCCGCGACGCCAGCGGGCAACTCGGTTTCGGCTACGGCCGCCACCAGTGTGTGGGCCAGCAACTCGCCCGCGCGGAGCTGCAGATCGTGTTCCCGACGCTGTTGCGCCGCATCCCGACGCTGCGGCTGGCGGTGCCGTTCGAGGAGGTCCCGTTCAAACACGACCGCCTCGCCTACGGCGTCTACGAACTACCCGTGGCCTGGTAG
- a CDS encoding ferredoxin, with the protein MKIAVDQDKCVSSGQCVLNAAELFDQRDDDGVVVLLNDSPADNQIESARKAAAACPARAITLEE; encoded by the coding sequence ATGAAAATCGCTGTGGATCAAGACAAATGCGTCTCATCGGGGCAATGCGTGCTCAACGCCGCGGAGTTGTTCGACCAGCGTGACGACGACGGCGTCGTGGTCCTGCTGAACGACAGTCCCGCCGACAACCAGATCGAAAGCGCCCGAAAGGCCGCCGCGGCCTGTCCCGCACGGGCGATCACCCTCGAGGAATGA
- a CDS encoding TetR/AcrR family transcriptional regulator: MTGFTESVTTARRIAGRTDGRPVRTVRTERASNTREAILSAAERLFAEHGVYAVSNRQVSEAAGQGNNAAVGYHFGTKTDLVRAIEQKHRVPIERLLTRMVAEIGDSTNLRDWIGCLVRSLTEHLDQLGNPTWYARFAAQALADPAYQKIVVKDAMGSPALQQVVDGITRCLPDLPMTVVTERNIMARNLLMHTCADFERAFAEGTAAPRTSWSSVASGLIDAIVGLWTAPVTEYP, encoded by the coding sequence ATGACCGGGTTCACTGAGTCCGTGACCACAGCCCGTCGGATAGCCGGACGGACCGACGGCCGCCCGGTCCGAACGGTCCGGACCGAGCGGGCCAGCAACACCCGGGAGGCGATCCTGTCCGCCGCCGAGCGGCTGTTCGCCGAACACGGGGTGTACGCGGTGTCGAACCGGCAAGTCAGCGAGGCCGCCGGCCAGGGCAACAACGCGGCCGTCGGATATCACTTCGGCACCAAGACCGACCTGGTGCGTGCGATCGAGCAGAAGCACCGCGTCCCGATCGAGCGGCTGCTCACCCGGATGGTGGCCGAGATCGGCGACTCCACCAACCTGCGCGACTGGATCGGATGCCTAGTTCGCTCGCTCACCGAACATCTCGATCAGCTCGGCAACCCCACGTGGTACGCGCGGTTCGCCGCCCAGGCGCTCGCCGACCCCGCCTACCAGAAGATCGTGGTGAAGGACGCCATGGGATCGCCGGCGTTGCAGCAGGTGGTCGACGGCATCACCCGGTGCCTGCCCGATCTCCCGATGACCGTGGTCACCGAGCGCAACATCATGGCGCGCAACTTGTTGATGCACACCTGCGCCGATTTCGAGCGCGCCTTCGCCGAGGGAACCGCGGCGCCCCGGACCAGTTGGTCGTCGGTGGCGTCCGGTCTCATCGACGCGATCGTCGGATTGTGGACGGCGCCCGTCACGGAGTATCCCTGA
- a CDS encoding alpha/beta fold hydrolase, which yields MVDSRFVHNGGVRLHYLDTGPGTDPAGRPPVVFVPGMTDVAEDYSELLPLFGRRAVVVELRGHGRSDAPATGYDLASLRSDVGAVIDAVTDGPVHVVTFSRGTSYALAWAIAHPGRVRSVSIGDYTPEERALPQPLAQRLLDGRWRGTPVADRLDRRAAEATFAAARSRSLWDELARLSVPLLVVRSGERVLITDEEWERYHRTFPDAWLVEFPDSPHDIFRPDRSRYPLLVREHIDVADKLT from the coding sequence ATGGTCGATTCCCGATTCGTTCACAACGGCGGGGTGCGGCTGCACTACCTCGATACCGGCCCCGGCACCGACCCCGCCGGCCGCCCGCCGGTGGTGTTCGTGCCGGGGATGACCGACGTCGCCGAGGACTACAGCGAGCTTCTGCCGTTGTTCGGGCGCCGAGCGGTCGTGGTGGAGTTGCGTGGCCACGGCCGAAGCGACGCGCCGGCAACCGGATACGACCTTGCCTCGTTGCGCTCCGATGTCGGTGCGGTGATCGACGCCGTCACTGACGGGCCGGTGCACGTGGTGACCTTCTCCCGCGGCACGAGTTACGCGCTGGCCTGGGCGATAGCGCATCCCGGCCGGGTCCGGTCGGTGTCGATCGGCGACTACACCCCGGAGGAGCGGGCGTTGCCCCAACCCCTGGCACAACGACTGCTCGACGGGCGCTGGCGTGGCACACCGGTAGCCGATCGGCTCGACCGGCGCGCAGCCGAGGCCACGTTCGCCGCCGCCCGGTCCCGGTCGTTGTGGGATGAGCTTGCGCGGCTGTCGGTTCCGTTGCTGGTCGTGCGCAGTGGTGAACGGGTGCTGATCACCGACGAGGAGTGGGAGCGCTACCACCGCACCTTCCCCGATGCGTGGCTGGTCGAGTTTCCCGACTCCCCGCACGACATCTTCCGCCCGGACCGCAGCCGCTACCCGCTGCTGGTGCGCGAGCACATCGACGTGGCCGACAAACTGACGTGA
- a CDS encoding SDR family NAD(P)-dependent oxidoreductase — protein MTGELAGKVAVVTGGASGLGAGLVRRFAAEGAKVVVGDIDTEAGAALARELGDSVHFLAADVADVAQVTGLVNTAVERFGGLHVMVNNAGVSGRMHRSFLDDDLADFDQVMHINVRAVMAGTRDAARHMAEHGGGSIINLASIGGIQAGGGVMTYRASKAAVIQFTKSAAIELAHWEIRVNAIAPGNIRTAIVRKSATGEDLRRLEEFEARIREQMRNDRPLKREGTVDDVAEAALYLATDRSRYVTGTVLPVDGGTVAGKVIARKPKSG, from the coding sequence ATGACCGGAGAACTGGCGGGCAAGGTGGCGGTGGTGACCGGTGGTGCGAGCGGGTTGGGCGCGGGACTGGTACGCCGGTTCGCCGCTGAAGGGGCCAAGGTGGTCGTCGGTGACATCGACACCGAGGCCGGTGCCGCACTGGCGCGGGAGCTCGGCGACAGTGTGCATTTCCTCGCGGCCGATGTCGCCGACGTCGCGCAGGTGACCGGCCTGGTGAACACCGCCGTCGAGCGCTTCGGCGGCCTGCACGTGATGGTCAACAACGCCGGGGTGTCGGGGCGGATGCACCGCAGTTTCCTCGACGACGATCTGGCCGACTTCGATCAGGTCATGCACATCAACGTGCGTGCGGTGATGGCCGGAACCCGCGACGCGGCCCGGCACATGGCCGAACACGGCGGTGGCTCGATCATCAACCTGGCCTCCATCGGCGGTATCCAGGCCGGCGGCGGGGTGATGACCTACCGGGCTTCGAAGGCCGCCGTCATCCAGTTCACCAAGTCGGCGGCGATCGAGCTGGCGCACTGGGAGATCCGGGTCAATGCCATCGCGCCCGGCAACATCCGCACCGCGATCGTGCGGAAGTCGGCGACCGGCGAGGATCTCCGACGGCTCGAGGAGTTCGAGGCCCGGATCCGCGAGCAGATGCGCAACGACCGCCCGCTCAAACGGGAAGGCACCGTCGACGACGTCGCCGAGGCGGCGCTGTACCTCGCCACCGACCGGTCGCGTTACGTCACCGGCACCGTGCTGCCCGTCGACGGCGGCACCGTGGCGGGCAAAGTTATTGCGCGCAAGCCGAAATCCGGGTGA
- a CDS encoding alpha/beta fold hydrolase, with translation MGVTVEHKTVLVDGLVTSYLEAGRGEPVVLLHGGEFGGGAEIAWERNIAALAERFRVLAPDMLGFGGTAKVIDFNDGRGMRIRHIARFCETVGVQSAHFVGNSMGAVNLFADTTSDAPMLPVRSLVAICGGGEIQRNEHSAALYDYDATFEAMRRIVTALFCDPAYPADEDYVRRRYEASIAPGAWEALAAARFRRPGLDPPPLPSSARPYHRITVPVLVIEGGRDKLLPRGWAAEIAGQIPGAKSAVVPDAGHCPQIERPDVVNEMILDFLTEQSERAAR, from the coding sequence ATGGGTGTGACGGTGGAGCACAAGACCGTGCTGGTGGACGGTCTGGTTACCAGCTACCTGGAGGCCGGGCGCGGGGAGCCGGTGGTGCTGCTGCACGGCGGGGAGTTCGGCGGCGGCGCCGAGATCGCTTGGGAGCGCAACATCGCCGCGCTCGCCGAACGGTTCCGCGTGCTGGCCCCGGACATGCTGGGCTTCGGCGGCACGGCCAAGGTGATCGACTTCAACGACGGTCGCGGCATGCGGATCCGCCACATCGCTCGGTTCTGCGAAACCGTCGGCGTGCAGTCGGCGCACTTCGTCGGCAATTCGATGGGTGCGGTCAACCTGTTCGCCGACACCACCTCCGACGCTCCGATGCTGCCGGTGCGCAGCCTGGTGGCCATCTGCGGGGGCGGGGAGATCCAGCGCAACGAGCATTCGGCCGCCCTCTACGACTACGACGCGACGTTCGAGGCCATGCGCCGGATCGTCACCGCCCTGTTCTGCGACCCGGCCTATCCCGCCGACGAGGACTACGTGCGCCGGCGGTACGAGGCGAGCATCGCGCCCGGTGCCTGGGAAGCCCTGGCCGCGGCGCGGTTTCGCCGCCCCGGGCTGGATCCGCCGCCGCTGCCGTCGAGCGCCCGGCCGTACCACCGCATCACGGTGCCGGTGCTGGTCATCGAGGGGGGTCGGGACAAACTGCTGCCGCGCGGGTGGGCGGCGGAGATCGCCGGTCAGATCCCGGGCGCCAAGTCCGCGGTTGTGCCCGACGCCGGGCACTGTCCGCAGATCGAGCGACCCGACGTCGTCAATGAGATGATCCTGGACTTCTTGACCGAGCAGAGCGAAAGGGCGGCGCGATGA
- a CDS encoding cyclase family protein — MADSMSEFRRVADEVRNWGRWGDDDELGTLNLITADKVAEAASLVRKGKVISLGGDFSSAGPQGAFQFRQNPTHVMTVDGGDARTLAEYGPQWLRNSVAHQVAEFFVDNPFRFNDDMIVMPLQAATQWDALSHVYYEDKLYNGFPADSVTSFGAFRCGIEKVDRKGIVSRGVLLDVVRHRGAEVFLEPGTPVTPQELDDVARAQGVTITRGDIVVVHTGWWTRFLSTGDGAEPGAGLHWTCASWFHDHDVAAVAADNLMVEDPDPANGVEGTFLPMHMLCLRDMGLMLGEYWDLTELVADCAGDGVYEFQLVAPPLKVVGAVGAPVSPVAIK; from the coding sequence ATGGCCGACAGCATGAGCGAGTTCCGCCGCGTCGCCGACGAGGTCCGCAACTGGGGCCGGTGGGGGGACGACGACGAACTCGGCACTCTCAACCTGATCACCGCCGACAAGGTCGCCGAGGCCGCGTCGCTGGTGCGCAAGGGCAAGGTCATCTCGCTCGGCGGCGACTTCAGCTCCGCGGGGCCGCAGGGTGCGTTCCAGTTCCGCCAGAACCCGACCCACGTGATGACCGTCGACGGCGGGGACGCCCGCACGCTGGCCGAGTACGGTCCGCAGTGGCTGCGGAATTCGGTGGCCCACCAGGTCGCCGAGTTCTTCGTCGACAACCCGTTCCGGTTCAACGACGACATGATCGTCATGCCGCTGCAGGCGGCGACGCAGTGGGATGCGCTGTCGCACGTGTACTACGAGGACAAGCTCTACAACGGCTTTCCGGCCGACTCGGTGACCAGCTTCGGGGCGTTCCGCTGCGGGATCGAGAAGGTCGATCGGAAGGGAATCGTCTCGCGCGGGGTCCTGCTCGACGTGGTGCGGCACCGCGGCGCCGAGGTTTTTCTCGAACCCGGAACCCCGGTCACCCCACAGGAACTCGACGATGTCGCACGCGCGCAGGGGGTGACGATCACCCGGGGCGACATCGTCGTGGTGCACACCGGATGGTGGACCCGGTTCCTGTCCACCGGCGACGGCGCCGAACCGGGTGCGGGCCTGCACTGGACCTGCGCCTCCTGGTTCCACGACCACGACGTCGCGGCGGTCGCCGCCGACAACCTGATGGTCGAGGACCCCGACCCGGCCAACGGGGTGGAGGGCACCTTCCTGCCGATGCACATGCTCTGCCTGCGCGATATGGGGCTGATGCTCGGCGAGTACTGGGATCTGACCGAGCTGGTCGCCGACTGCGCCGGCGACGGGGTGTACGAGTTCCAGCTCGTCGCACCACCGCTGAAGGTCGTCGGCGCGGTCGGCGCGCCGGTGTCGCCGGTGGCGATCAAGTAG
- a CDS encoding coniferyl-alcohol dehydrogenase codes for MAGIAERLRYDGRRVVVTGCASGIGAEVARQVAELGGEVIGLDLRPPQVAVSRYIPLDLSDPESIEAAASAVTEDGGRVDALFNVAGVSSGIGDPLRVVTINFLGTRHFTEALVPVMPPGSAIANVSSQAARAYRQNAAVTAGLVATTSMAEGLDWCARHPDAVQDGGGYRLSKEAIILYGMAHVTVLGAKGIRINCTAPGVTDTPILDQLRRAYGQEYLDSFSTPLGRSAEPDEQAAVLVFLNSGAASYITGQVIWVDGGALGESELAAEVPRR; via the coding sequence ATGGCAGGGATCGCGGAACGGCTGCGCTATGACGGCCGGCGCGTGGTCGTCACCGGCTGCGCATCGGGCATCGGCGCTGAGGTGGCCCGCCAGGTCGCCGAACTCGGCGGCGAGGTGATCGGCCTGGACCTGCGGCCCCCGCAGGTGGCGGTGAGCCGCTACATCCCGCTGGACCTGTCGGATCCGGAGTCCATCGAGGCGGCCGCCTCGGCCGTCACCGAGGACGGCGGGCGCGTCGACGCGCTGTTCAACGTTGCCGGGGTGTCCTCGGGGATCGGCGATCCGCTGCGGGTGGTCACCATCAATTTCCTGGGCACCCGGCACTTCACCGAGGCGCTGGTGCCGGTCATGCCACCCGGATCGGCGATCGCGAACGTGTCGTCGCAGGCCGCCCGGGCGTATCGGCAGAACGCGGCGGTGACCGCGGGTCTGGTGGCCACCACGTCGATGGCCGAGGGGCTGGACTGGTGTGCCCGACATCCGGATGCGGTGCAGGACGGCGGCGGCTACCGGCTGTCGAAGGAGGCGATCATCCTGTACGGAATGGCGCACGTCACTGTCCTGGGCGCCAAGGGGATTCGGATCAACTGCACCGCGCCGGGGGTCACCGACACCCCGATCCTCGATCAGCTCAGGCGCGCCTACGGGCAGGAGTACCTGGACTCGTTCAGCACACCGCTGGGCCGTTCGGCGGAGCCGGACGAACAGGCCGCGGTGCTGGTGTTTCTCAACAGCGGCGCGGCGAGCTACATCACCGGGCAGGTGATCTGGGTGGACGGCGGCGCGCTCGGCGAGTCAGAGCTTGCCGCGGAGGTGCCCCGGCGGTGA
- a CDS encoding LLM class flavin-dependent oxidoreductase gives MRISLFYEFPLPRPWSEDDERKLFQHGLDEVELADKAGFSTVWLTEHHFLEEYCHSTAPEIFLAAASQRTKNIRLGFGIMHLPPPVNHPARVAERVATLDLISNGRVEFGTGESSSVGELGGFGIDPADKRAMWEEALEVSIRCMIEEPFTGFKGEHVEMPPRNVIPKPLQKPHPPVWVACTRPASVQMAAQRGLGALSFAYTGPGPLAERVQGYYREFEEKCTPVVPQVNPNILAIGGDLSMMLARTDEEAVKRLGKGGGFFAFGIMHYYMTGMHTPGRTQVWQKHLEACEQDPSLVYGPGRGPIGSPATVREFLRGYEESGVDELILLLTPRRHEETMESIELMGKEVLPEFIERHEKAEAEKAKRLEPVLEKVEARRPASTAPLFDETYAFGGLPKGRNDYTANEVSLAMGEMTAGIEEAAQKLRSGQGWDSRNPAADAAVEK, from the coding sequence ATGAGGATCTCGCTGTTCTACGAATTCCCCCTGCCCCGGCCGTGGAGTGAGGACGACGAGCGGAAACTCTTTCAGCACGGGCTCGACGAGGTGGAGCTCGCGGACAAAGCCGGATTCTCGACGGTCTGGCTGACCGAACACCATTTCCTGGAGGAGTACTGCCATTCGACCGCGCCGGAGATCTTCCTGGCCGCGGCGAGTCAGCGCACCAAGAACATTCGACTCGGCTTCGGCATCATGCATCTGCCGCCACCGGTGAACCACCCCGCACGGGTGGCCGAGCGGGTGGCCACCTTGGACCTGATCTCCAACGGCCGGGTGGAGTTCGGCACCGGCGAGTCGTCATCGGTCGGCGAGCTGGGCGGTTTCGGCATCGACCCGGCCGACAAGCGCGCCATGTGGGAGGAGGCGCTGGAGGTATCGATCCGCTGCATGATCGAGGAGCCGTTCACCGGCTTCAAGGGTGAACACGTGGAGATGCCGCCGCGCAACGTGATTCCCAAGCCGCTGCAGAAACCGCACCCGCCGGTGTGGGTGGCCTGCACGCGCCCGGCATCGGTGCAGATGGCCGCGCAGCGGGGACTCGGTGCATTGAGCTTCGCCTACACCGGTCCGGGCCCGCTGGCCGAACGGGTTCAGGGTTACTACCGCGAGTTCGAGGAGAAGTGCACACCCGTCGTGCCGCAGGTCAACCCGAACATTCTGGCGATCGGCGGCGACCTGTCGATGATGTTGGCGCGCACCGACGAGGAGGCCGTCAAGCGGCTCGGCAAGGGCGGCGGGTTCTTCGCGTTCGGGATCATGCACTACTACATGACCGGTATGCACACGCCGGGCCGCACCCAGGTGTGGCAGAAACACCTCGAGGCGTGCGAACAGGATCCCAGCCTGGTCTACGGTCCGGGGCGCGGTCCGATCGGCAGCCCGGCCACGGTGCGCGAATTCCTGCGCGGCTACGAGGAGAGCGGGGTCGACGAGCTGATCCTGCTGCTGACCCCGCGCCGGCACGAGGAGACCATGGAGTCCATCGAGCTGATGGGCAAAGAGGTGCTGCCGGAGTTCATCGAACGCCACGAGAAGGCCGAAGCCGAGAAGGCCAAGCGGCTCGAGCCGGTGCTGGAAAAGGTCGAGGCCCGTCGGCCCGCGTCCACGGCGCCGCTGTTCGACGAGACGTATGCCTTCGGCGGCCTGCCCAAGGGGCGCAACGACTACACCGCCAACGAGGTGTCGCTGGCGATGGGGGAGATGACCGCCGGCATCGAGGAGGCCGCCCAGAAGCTGCGGTCGGGTCAGGGCTGGGACAGCCGCAACCCCGCCGCCGATGCCGCGGTCGAGAAGTGA